Proteins from a genomic interval of Rubinisphaera italica:
- a CDS encoding phage major capsid protein, with protein MEQLFMSWIKIKELRESANNDIVEAGKVLTTREAAGEELTAEDNQLLERNYKSAEEKIEKIKVLERQAEAEKSIEQRIGREDKVSTPVDKDIESRAFDKWLRYGKSALNEVEVRALSKGTSTEGAEFVPESFADFYVSKMSELSSMEEAGCRIITTENGRDIPVPVLDDSSNTGELLNEGSTANEEADPATGEVILKAYVFDSKVVPVSIHLVEDAAFPIQEWLGEALAHRVADIENSYFTTGTGTNQPGGVKTKCTDSGILASSASGTKYADLVSLKYGVKKRYRGKNSIYMMNSTMLSGIKKLTDTTGRPLWQPGFGENPPEIDGHRYVVNDDLADVDILFGDFSHYVIRRVRGPEMKRFDDSAYMKKLQYGYIIFERADGNLTNTEAIHKYAHSTYSGQPA; from the coding sequence ATGGAGCAACTATTTATGAGTTGGATCAAAATCAAAGAATTAAGAGAATCAGCAAATAACGATATTGTCGAAGCTGGTAAAGTGCTTACCACACGAGAAGCGGCAGGCGAAGAATTAACCGCTGAAGATAATCAATTGCTTGAGCGAAATTATAAATCTGCTGAAGAAAAGATTGAAAAAATCAAAGTCCTTGAGCGACAAGCCGAAGCTGAGAAATCTATCGAGCAACGAATCGGGCGAGAAGACAAAGTATCAACTCCAGTTGATAAAGATATTGAATCACGTGCTTTTGATAAGTGGTTGCGATATGGCAAAAGTGCTTTGAATGAAGTTGAAGTGCGTGCATTGTCTAAAGGCACCAGCACTGAAGGTGCTGAGTTCGTACCTGAATCATTTGCCGATTTCTATGTCAGCAAAATGAGTGAGTTGTCCTCTATGGAAGAAGCTGGTTGTCGTATCATAACGACCGAAAATGGTCGGGATATTCCTGTACCAGTATTGGACGATTCCAGCAATACAGGCGAGTTACTAAACGAAGGCTCAACAGCTAATGAAGAAGCTGATCCTGCAACAGGCGAAGTCATTTTGAAAGCTTATGTATTCGATTCAAAAGTGGTTCCTGTTTCAATTCACTTGGTTGAAGATGCTGCATTTCCAATCCAAGAATGGCTTGGAGAAGCTCTTGCACATCGAGTCGCAGACATTGAAAACAGTTATTTCACAACTGGGACTGGCACCAATCAACCCGGAGGAGTCAAGACTAAATGTACTGACTCTGGAATCTTGGCATCCAGTGCGAGTGGTACTAAATATGCAGACCTTGTCAGTTTGAAGTATGGTGTTAAAAAACGATATCGTGGGAAAAATTCTATCTATATGATGAACTCCACGATGCTTTCAGGCATCAAAAAATTGACAGATACAACTGGAAGACCTTTGTGGCAACCGGGATTTGGAGAAAATCCACCAGAAATTGATGGTCATCGCTACGTTGTGAATGACGATCTCGCAGACGTTGATATTCTCTTCGGTGATTTTTCACATTATGTGATTCGTCGTGTCAGAGGACCAGAAATGAAGCGATTTGACGACAGTGCATACATGAAGAAATTGCAATATGGATACATAATTTTCGAGCGTGCCGATGGCAACTTGACTAATACTGAAGCAATTCACAAATACGCACATTCCACTTACTCGGGTCAACCAGCTTAA
- a CDS encoding MerR family transcriptional regulator codes for MKLLSEIATQLEPPYTTLAAWQSRGSLDCGTRVGKRLYYTESDIERIRNSAVYQIWIDRKNRKLSV; via the coding sequence ATGAAACTATTATCAGAGATTGCAACTCAGCTTGAGCCACCATATACAACACTGGCGGCATGGCAATCAAGAGGTTCTCTTGATTGTGGGACAAGGGTAGGGAAGCGACTGTACTACACGGAGTCAGATATCGAGCGAATTAGGAATTCTGCTGTGTATCAGATATGGATTGATCGCAAGAATCGAAAGCTTTCGGTTTGA
- a CDS encoding phage tail tube protein: MQKFRNLGGSVAIKAKGTTLSVEFATDTYTVIGEVKSITGPSFGEVSTPESTHLTSAAREYIAGMTGGGTLSFDLHFDPDNASHSALSDLVINPAVVGFKVTFADATPAIYSFDGILKNFDISVSSFDDLLSASCSVQISGLITKA; the protein is encoded by the coding sequence TTGCAGAAATTTAGAAATTTAGGGGGCAGCGTGGCAATAAAGGCAAAAGGAACAACATTATCAGTCGAGTTTGCGACTGATACATATACAGTGATCGGCGAAGTTAAAAGTATCACAGGTCCATCTTTTGGTGAGGTCAGCACTCCCGAATCAACACACCTCACCAGTGCGGCACGTGAATATATTGCTGGGATGACAGGCGGTGGTACATTATCGTTCGACTTGCATTTCGATCCTGACAATGCAAGTCACAGTGCATTGAGTGATCTTGTGATTAACCCTGCAGTTGTTGGTTTCAAAGTCACATTTGCTGATGCGACTCCAGCAATTTATTCATTCGATGGCATTTTGAAGAACTTCGATATCTCAGTATCTTCATTCGATGACTTATTGAGTGCATCTTGCTCAGTTCAGATTTCTGGCTTGATCACAAAGGCATAA
- a CDS encoding HK97 family phage prohead protease — protein sequence MDKQLEQRFIEAEVRLFEEENKPKIRGQIPFDSLSVNLGGFKERIRKGAFKRSLVEGRDIRALFNHSTDKPLARTSTGTLLLTETDNGLDIEITPNNASWSKDVQETIRSGDLNGFSFGFFVTEDEWDNEGGQVVRELIDLDLVEVSPVFQPAYKASEIAVRIAPDAIEAAKRYADQDAVEANLDAIEERKPEPNNSYEIELKRKQLDLLKLKLSM from the coding sequence ATGGATAAGCAACTTGAACAACGTTTCATTGAGGCAGAAGTCAGATTATTTGAAGAAGAAAATAAGCCCAAAATCAGAGGTCAGATTCCTTTTGATTCATTGTCAGTCAACCTCGGGGGATTCAAGGAACGAATCCGAAAAGGTGCTTTCAAGCGTTCGCTCGTTGAAGGTCGAGACATTAGAGCTTTATTTAATCACTCAACAGATAAACCATTGGCAAGAACTTCAACTGGTACACTACTGTTGACTGAGACTGATAACGGTCTTGATATTGAAATCACTCCCAACAATGCAAGCTGGAGCAAAGATGTACAAGAAACAATCCGTTCTGGTGATCTCAATGGCTTCTCTTTTGGTTTTTTTGTCACAGAGGATGAGTGGGATAATGAAGGGGGTCAAGTGGTTCGGGAATTGATTGATTTGGATTTGGTTGAAGTTTCTCCAGTTTTTCAGCCTGCATATAAAGCTTCTGAAATTGCGGTTCGTATAGCTCCAGATGCAATCGAAGCTGCTAAAAGATATGCAGATCAAGACGCAGTTGAAGCGAATTTAGACGCAATTGAAGAGCGAAAACCAGAACCAAATAACTCTTATGAAATTGAATTGAAGAGGAAGCAACTCGATTTGCTGAAATTGAAATTGAGCATGTAA
- a CDS encoding HK97-gp10 family putative phage morphogenesis protein has translation MDLQITGIKELDKQLNQLEKKDLKKMCKKGLREGQKVIQKEVKENMPVDSGDAKKNIVVRAMPAKVVKKLGGTVGLFAGNTRAGFEKKTGKEFYLQYIENGNGDNEPQRPFQRALDAKGEEAKSKAISIIAQELNNYRGKK, from the coding sequence ATGGATTTACAAATTACTGGGATTAAAGAACTCGATAAACAGCTTAATCAACTTGAGAAAAAAGACCTCAAAAAGATGTGTAAAAAAGGTTTGCGTGAAGGGCAAAAGGTCATTCAAAAAGAGGTCAAAGAAAATATGCCTGTTGATAGTGGCGATGCGAAGAAAAATATTGTTGTCCGTGCGATGCCAGCAAAAGTAGTGAAAAAGCTTGGTGGCACGGTTGGTTTATTTGCTGGTAACACAAGAGCAGGATTTGAAAAGAAAACAGGCAAAGAATTCTATTTGCAATACATCGAAAATGGTAATGGCGACAATGAACCACAGAGACCATTTCAGCGGGCACTCGATGCCAAAGGTGAAGAAGCCAAGAGTAAGGCAATCAGCATCATTGCTCAAGAGTTGAATAACTATCGAGGTAAGAAGTGA
- a CDS encoding head-tail connector protein, translating to MYILVAPETTAVDLTTVKRHCRIDHTDDDVYLTSLINVATETIEEEVQKTLVTTSYRLQIDAFPCGVFQVPFPPLITIDEISYQLSGEREVLSSSKYQVDESNVPGRLKILQQPSHDSVMGGIWIDFTAGHEPANVPAKLKHCLLMLVSHLYEMREPVTTLNIKDVPWSIQLLLNQEKWNLF from the coding sequence ATGTATATCTTAGTAGCTCCTGAGACAACCGCAGTTGACCTCACAACAGTCAAAAGACATTGCCGCATTGATCACACTGATGATGATGTGTATCTGACATCTTTGATCAATGTTGCAACTGAGACAATTGAAGAAGAAGTTCAGAAAACACTTGTCACAACATCATACAGACTGCAGATTGATGCATTTCCTTGTGGTGTTTTTCAAGTTCCATTTCCGCCACTCATCACAATTGATGAAATTTCTTATCAGTTGAGTGGTGAGCGTGAGGTTCTTTCATCGAGCAAATATCAGGTTGATGAGAGCAATGTACCCGGACGCTTAAAGATTTTGCAGCAACCATCACATGATTCTGTTATGGGTGGTATCTGGATTGATTTTACTGCTGGTCATGAGCCAGCAAACGTGCCAGCTAAATTAAAGCATTGTCTGCTGATGCTGGTTTCTCATCTTTACGAAATGAGAGAACCAGTGACAACATTGAATATCAAAGATGTCCCGTGGTCAATTCAGTTATTGCTAAATCAAGAAAAATGGAACTTATTTTAA
- a CDS encoding LamG domain-containing protein → MPDYTFPSALKSYIEGNANSAHFPFTTNGNDVSGNDVHLTLEGSTAIDNGTNVANFGGRPHLYCPTGSSNRAINTTDDFIPDDADFSVSCWLYVSGAGSNDRVFTFGTAANGWYFYKRNTGQYRVQGYYYADFDEFSVGFNIGTAFTGAWNHLVVTYDHSSKTFVAYVNGTSAGSMVMSTGVRGIGTNKLQIYGDAFGAVQEFSLFGGKALTSGEVSELYNSGDGVQWSASSATTYNETASGGIVAGGVSTVVETEPPVVNPACQSADLELALIPSFNSGGTFDFAKNHTITNSGASGEIKEGKYALVFDGTDTLTVPVNANFAQTNAPFSISMFIQSDNTDNPRIIDRSLSEWILTYEGATDQVQFIIKNSSNQDNVISCSVDLSTSKHICVTWDGTTTDSSTGTSGVTMYVDGSPVSMELTRYFNDGPQYDSESAITIGTNLTGWLDDLRFFTKELNTTEVEQLSSKRGYCFEPDVFNEVGSGGAVAGGAASAGKLFEYDTSGGIVAAGISTFTKFVNPEIAGGLVVSGSTSPITIIVIESTGGLFASGSVSELFSPTISGGIVTGGESLISISKIHTVTVTGGCESGGVAVAATNYLCYSIIESSSSTDADGTRARQVATAITTTSATTGVATRIQSGSSTIEAIASMSLTGKKTTKASGSTACSSELVADNHRARQANLIVTNFVTMSATAQEVHGSSVGFVGAGSVSGDASKVHSAIASIEAVSSTSGTALKTTLTIKEAASICSASSSMTITATHFRKAHCLIVSEQGVECVGTRTTSGNAIFVTDSTFDVAGGKINPASSLIAGESLIVAIAGKVQSALFAIAPELQVVGTPTKTTPANSAIDCSAIFAASPTRCQFTNIVITPVSSMLATGNSIYSTGLSVLGESSLSLVPQLVRQAEIDIDCNSQFRIKPYLIPKRLMLEFSRWVQLQDLSFNLYPLYRPRTVALPCGTFTRISSVPLRDLSANSGVVKTRLQIDLFASTYTSLIAINDELRSLLKSYSGNFKSIEVYSIEFENIEDIETTPVDSSDSPEFQRSIDLVITHTETIPSNSDSLVGSSTSQPEAGVVGLLSGIAPVHRRRPQDETETSIVFRRSSTSEFELLNDDVLYSVPNFVIEVVGDNYSAIDPIAAQVRGRLENYTGNSSGSEIWSIRLTNEFDRWTRPIDATDKGEKIIRQQYSVLCLTP, encoded by the coding sequence ATGCCAGATTACACATTTCCATCAGCATTAAAATCTTACATCGAAGGTAATGCCAATTCAGCACACTTTCCATTTACTACTAATGGAAATGATGTATCAGGCAATGATGTACATCTTACATTAGAAGGCAGTACAGCAATTGATAATGGTACGAATGTTGCAAATTTTGGTGGTCGACCACACTTATACTGTCCAACTGGTAGTAGTAATCGAGCAATAAATACAACTGATGACTTTATACCAGACGATGCTGATTTTTCGGTAAGCTGTTGGTTATATGTCTCTGGTGCTGGCTCCAATGATCGAGTATTTACATTTGGCACAGCAGCAAACGGATGGTATTTCTACAAGAGAAACACTGGACAATACAGGGTGCAAGGCTATTACTATGCAGATTTTGATGAATTTTCGGTAGGATTCAATATCGGCACTGCCTTTACTGGTGCTTGGAATCATCTTGTTGTCACTTATGATCACAGCAGCAAAACATTTGTAGCATATGTTAATGGCACATCAGCGGGATCAATGGTGATGTCAACTGGTGTGCGAGGGATCGGTACAAACAAGTTACAAATTTATGGCGATGCTTTTGGTGCAGTCCAAGAATTTTCTTTGTTTGGTGGCAAAGCTTTAACTTCTGGTGAGGTGTCAGAGTTATATAATTCTGGTGACGGTGTGCAATGGTCAGCATCTAGTGCCACAACTTACAACGAGACAGCAAGTGGTGGAATTGTTGCTGGTGGCGTGTCAACAGTAGTAGAGACAGAGCCACCAGTTGTAAATCCTGCCTGCCAATCTGCTGATTTGGAACTTGCTTTGATTCCATCATTCAACTCTGGTGGCACTTTTGACTTCGCTAAGAATCACACCATCACCAACAGTGGTGCTAGTGGTGAGATCAAGGAAGGCAAATATGCATTAGTATTTGATGGCACTGATACTTTGACTGTTCCAGTCAATGCAAATTTCGCTCAGACCAATGCACCATTCTCAATATCGATGTTTATTCAGTCTGATAATACAGACAATCCAAGAATTATTGATCGATCATTAAGCGAATGGATTTTGACCTATGAAGGAGCAACTGATCAAGTCCAATTCATCATCAAGAATTCCAGCAATCAAGACAATGTTATCTCATGCAGTGTTGATCTTTCCACCAGCAAACATATTTGTGTCACTTGGGACGGTACCACCACCGATTCATCAACTGGAACATCTGGTGTCACGATGTATGTTGACGGATCACCAGTCAGCATGGAATTGACACGATATTTCAACGATGGACCACAATATGATTCAGAATCTGCTATCACAATCGGAACCAATTTAACTGGTTGGCTCGACGACCTCAGGTTTTTTACTAAAGAATTGAACACAACTGAAGTTGAGCAACTATCAAGCAAACGTGGTTATTGTTTTGAGCCTGACGTATTCAATGAAGTTGGATCAGGTGGTGCTGTAGCTGGTGGTGCTGCGAGTGCTGGCAAATTATTTGAATATGATACTTCTGGCGGGATTGTTGCTGCTGGGATTTCAACATTTACAAAATTTGTAAATCCTGAAATTGCTGGTGGTCTCGTTGTTTCTGGATCAACTTCCCCAATTACAATAATTGTAATCGAATCAACTGGCGGTTTGTTTGCTAGTGGCTCAGTATCAGAATTATTTTCCCCGACAATATCTGGTGGCATTGTTACAGGTGGGGAATCTCTGATCTCAATCAGCAAGATTCATACTGTTACGGTAACTGGCGGTTGTGAATCTGGTGGAGTTGCGGTTGCAGCAACCAATTATCTTTGCTACTCAATAATTGAATCGAGTTCATCAACTGATGCAGACGGCACAAGAGCAAGACAAGTTGCAACTGCAATAACAACAACGTCAGCAACAACAGGTGTTGCAACTCGTATTCAATCAGGTTCTTCAACAATTGAAGCCATTGCTTCAATGTCATTGACTGGCAAAAAAACCACCAAAGCAAGTGGTTCAACAGCTTGCTCAAGTGAACTCGTTGCAGACAATCATCGTGCTAGACAAGCAAATCTGATTGTTACAAATTTTGTAACAATGTCGGCAACTGCTCAAGAGGTTCATGGTTCAAGTGTGGGATTTGTGGGTGCTGGTTCTGTATCTGGAGATGCAAGCAAGGTTCATTCGGCGATTGCCAGCATTGAGGCAGTTTCCAGCACTTCAGGAACTGCCTTAAAAACAACATTGACAATCAAAGAAGCGGCTTCAATTTGTTCCGCATCGTCATCGATGACGATAACAGCAACTCATTTCCGAAAAGCACATTGTTTAATTGTCTCTGAACAAGGTGTTGAATGTGTTGGGACTCGTACAACATCTGGGAATGCAATATTTGTAACAGATTCAACTTTTGATGTTGCTGGTGGGAAAATTAATCCAGCATCATCATTGATCGCTGGAGAATCTTTAATTGTTGCAATTGCTGGTAAGGTTCAATCCGCATTATTTGCGATTGCTCCAGAATTACAGGTTGTTGGAACACCAACAAAGACAACTCCAGCAAATTCAGCTATTGATTGTTCAGCAATCTTTGCAGCAAGTCCAACACGATGCCAATTTACAAATATTGTAATCACCCCAGTGTCTTCCATGCTTGCCACTGGCAACTCGATTTACTCAACTGGCTTATCAGTCTTGGGTGAATCTTCATTGTCCTTAGTGCCACAACTGGTTCGACAGGCAGAGATTGATATTGATTGCAACTCACAATTCAGAATTAAACCGTATCTGATCCCAAAACGATTGATGTTGGAGTTCTCAAGATGGGTTCAACTGCAAGATTTGTCTTTCAATTTGTATCCCCTATATCGTCCACGAACTGTTGCCTTACCATGTGGCACATTTACACGAATTTCCTCTGTCCCACTCAGGGATTTGTCTGCAAATTCTGGAGTTGTCAAAACTCGATTGCAAATCGATTTGTTTGCCAGCACTTACACTTCTTTAATTGCGATCAATGACGAGTTGCGATCATTGCTCAAGAGCTATTCAGGCAATTTCAAATCAATTGAGGTCTACTCAATCGAATTTGAAAACATCGAAGATATTGAGACAACTCCAGTAGACTCCTCTGATTCGCCAGAATTTCAGAGATCAATTGATCTTGTCATCACTCACACTGAGACGATCCCAAGCAATTCGGATTCACTTGTTGGATCATCAACAAGTCAACCAGAAGCTGGAGTTGTCGGTTTATTGTCTGGAATTGCTCCAGTCCATCGCCGCAGACCACAAGACGAGACAGAGACAAGCATTGTGTTTCGACGATCTTCAACATCTGAATTTGAATTGCTAAATGATGATGTTCTGTATTCTGTTCCAAATTTTGTAATCGAAGTGGTTGGCGATAATTACTCTGCCATTGATCCAATTGCCGCTCAAGTTCGTGGACGTCTTGAAAATTACACAGGCAACTCATCAGGTTCTGAAATTTGGTCAATCAGATTAACCAATGAATTTGATCGATGGACAAGACCAATTGACGCAACCGACAAAGGTGAAAAGATAATCAGGCAACAATATTCCGTGCTTTGCCTTACGCCATAA
- a CDS encoding phage head closure protein, whose protein sequence is MASGKYRNRITIERVTREQNEYGESVESWSTLMTLQAAVIPVSAKETIENQQQKEQITHTIYVRYSSDIADLNTDDRVLFGTKILNLSSVINVGGRNREYQCTAIEVVN, encoded by the coding sequence ATGGCGAGTGGCAAATATCGAAATCGGATCACAATTGAGCGAGTGACACGAGAACAAAATGAATATGGGGAATCAGTGGAATCATGGTCTACGTTGATGACTCTACAAGCTGCTGTGATTCCAGTCTCAGCCAAAGAGACAATCGAAAACCAGCAACAAAAAGAGCAGATCACACATACAATCTATGTGAGATACAGTTCTGATATTGCAGATCTCAATACAGATGATCGTGTATTGTTCGGGACAAAGATTCTGAATCTTTCATCTGTCATCAATGTTGGTGGTCGCAATCGAGAATATCAATGCACAGCAATTGAGGTGGTTAATTAA
- a CDS encoding AAA family ATPase, with amino-acid sequence MIAENLQTENIEQIDWNNDPDLKDPDSYDSSSIDVFEQDEALQQTIAVLLIKNGGPLLAGFCKAGISPKSFVNNTHALLAEVAVSYFEEFGDVPPREVVVNEIKEKLKDDKNALYYLADVKTLYDYFEPNVSSLEYCQKKLAEFQRLSLIKKGISEYIKKPHSIESAETLLQSVSEAVSVSCVDVEADSYALGDRIDNVRPEWLVSKLIRRNQISCMFGSPGCRKTWLAIDLALSVATGTDFLGSIPCKKGKVWYIAAEGADDFELRAEAIIRGRGIERPSGADFQYRFIPYDFSSEAAVNQCIKHIENSISNADLIVIDTLSKNFSGDGDNNKEIGKFINSIEKLRLKTGAHIMTVHHTGWSQTERERGASNLRGGIDTSILVDSDQQKSTLVCKKQKSGIEFDDICVKFGLQILEDYLQDGEAVTGLVGYFDNSTDDDQFTHCVLAAFGDEVELNQSELVDRVKADWLSRTGANLGVNKTRKMLDDLSATGSTIVKKKGLNNASIYSLIGGNPVLQSSI; translated from the coding sequence GTGATTGCAGAAAATTTACAAACTGAAAATATTGAACAGATCGATTGGAATAATGATCCCGATCTGAAAGACCCTGACTCATATGACTCTTCATCAATTGATGTCTTTGAGCAGGATGAGGCATTACAACAGACGATTGCAGTATTGCTGATTAAAAATGGCGGACCACTCCTTGCTGGATTTTGCAAAGCTGGCATCTCGCCAAAATCCTTTGTCAATAATACTCATGCTCTATTGGCAGAAGTAGCGGTAAGCTACTTTGAAGAATTTGGCGATGTGCCACCTCGTGAGGTGGTGGTAAATGAGATCAAGGAAAAATTGAAAGACGACAAAAACGCTCTGTATTACTTAGCAGACGTTAAAACACTTTATGATTATTTTGAGCCGAATGTATCGAGTCTCGAATATTGCCAGAAGAAACTGGCAGAATTTCAGAGATTGTCTCTGATTAAAAAAGGAATCTCTGAGTACATTAAAAAACCACACAGCATTGAATCGGCAGAGACATTACTTCAATCTGTCTCAGAGGCGGTCTCCGTCTCATGTGTAGACGTAGAGGCTGATTCCTACGCTCTAGGCGACAGAATCGATAACGTACGTCCTGAGTGGCTTGTGAGTAAGCTTATAAGACGCAATCAGATTAGTTGTATGTTTGGTTCGCCCGGGTGCCGCAAAACATGGCTTGCCATTGATCTTGCCTTATCAGTCGCAACAGGCACTGATTTTCTTGGCTCGATTCCCTGTAAAAAAGGGAAGGTCTGGTATATCGCTGCTGAAGGTGCCGACGATTTTGAATTGAGGGCTGAAGCCATCATAAGAGGTCGAGGTATTGAAAGACCATCAGGAGCCGATTTTCAATATCGGTTTATCCCATATGACTTTTCATCAGAGGCAGCCGTCAATCAATGTATTAAACACATTGAAAACAGCATTTCAAATGCTGATCTGATCGTGATCGATACATTGAGTAAAAATTTTAGTGGCGATGGCGACAATAATAAGGAAATCGGCAAATTCATTAACAGCATTGAAAAATTGAGATTGAAAACTGGTGCTCACATAATGACTGTGCATCACACAGGATGGTCACAGACCGAGAGAGAACGTGGAGCGAGTAATCTACGAGGCGGTATCGATACGTCAATATTGGTTGATTCTGATCAACAGAAAAGCACACTGGTTTGCAAAAAACAGAAAAGTGGCATCGAGTTTGACGATATTTGTGTCAAATTTGGTTTACAAATTTTGGAAGATTATCTCCAAGATGGTGAGGCAGTCACTGGACTGGTGGGTTATTTCGACAACTCGACTGATGATGATCAATTCACGCATTGTGTTTTGGCAGCATTTGGAGATGAGGTTGAGTTGAATCAGTCTGAGTTGGTGGATCGGGTCAAGGCTGATTGGTTGTCTCGGACTGGGGCTAATCTTGGCGTGAACAAGACTAGAAAAATGCTCGATGATCTGTCTGCAACAGGTTCAACAATTGTCAAGAAAAAAGGACTGAACAATGCCTCAATTTATAGTCTGATTGGAGGCAATCCTGTTTTACAGTCGTCGATTTGA